Proteins encoded in a region of the Streptomyces sp. NBC_00258 genome:
- a CDS encoding pentapeptide repeat-containing protein, which translates to MSPRLSLRQAERRGLRLWPVGIVLILAFTTAVLVAASVFYAGWDLLGARELKPERRIDSTTLFDLVKLAFGVVAGAGALVALVVAYRRQRVDEDGALRDATRLHTERFTTAVSQLGEESAAVRLGGVHALAGLADDAPTRELRQTCIDVLCAYLRLPYTPESDLPDDATEARHTYLALREVRHTTIRLIRDHLRLPHDHQHSWQGHKFDFTNVAFDGGDLGGAVFSGGAVHFHGAVFYGRAVNFSGAVFSGATVNFGGAAHLGGADFSGGTVNFSGAVFSGGTVNFNQATFSGGTVNFGEAVFCGGTVNFDRAVFSGGPVHFRNAQFSGGTIDFRSAKFSGGAVSFGGAVFSDGTVHFEGAVFSSGAVDFLGSVFSGSTVSFAGAAFSGGIVHFLHAEFSGGTILFASAELSGGMISFKRAEFSGGAVDFSGATGSAPTGLIPVSGSPLPTGVILPPAWQAIG; encoded by the coding sequence ATGAGCCCACGTCTGTCCCTGCGTCAGGCTGAACGGCGCGGCCTGCGCCTGTGGCCCGTCGGTATCGTCCTGATCCTGGCTTTCACCACTGCGGTCCTGGTAGCAGCGTCGGTGTTCTATGCCGGCTGGGACCTGCTCGGCGCACGCGAGTTGAAGCCCGAACGACGCATCGACTCGACAACGCTGTTCGACCTGGTCAAACTCGCCTTCGGCGTCGTGGCCGGCGCGGGCGCGCTGGTCGCCCTGGTGGTGGCCTACCGCCGTCAGCGCGTCGACGAGGATGGCGCTCTGCGCGATGCCACCCGCCTGCACACCGAACGCTTCACCACCGCCGTGTCCCAGCTCGGTGAGGAATCCGCAGCCGTCCGCCTCGGCGGCGTCCACGCCCTGGCCGGCCTCGCCGACGACGCCCCCACCCGCGAACTGCGCCAGACCTGCATCGACGTCCTGTGCGCGTACCTCCGGCTGCCCTACACCCCCGAATCAGATCTGCCGGACGATGCCACAGAAGCACGGCACACGTACCTGGCCCTGCGGGAGGTCCGGCACACCACCATCCGGCTCATCCGCGACCACCTCCGACTGCCCCACGATCATCAACACTCCTGGCAGGGCCACAAATTCGACTTCACAAACGTCGCCTTCGACGGAGGAGACCTCGGCGGAGCAGTGTTCTCCGGCGGCGCGGTCCACTTCCACGGAGCGGTGTTCTACGGCCGCGCTGTCAACTTCAGCGGGGCAGTGTTCTCCGGCGCCACAGTCAACTTCGGCGGGGCAGCCCACCTCGGTGGGGCGGACTTCTCCGGAGGCACGGTCAACTTCAGCGGAGCAGTGTTCTCCGGCGGCACGGTCAACTTCAACCAGGCGACGTTCTCCGGAGGCACGGTCAACTTCGGCGAGGCGGTGTTCTGCGGCGGCACGGTCAACTTCGACCGAGCGGTGTTCTCCGGCGGTCCCGTCCACTTCCGAAACGCACAATTCTCCGGCGGCACCATCGACTTCCGGAGCGCAAAATTCTCCGGCGGCGCCGTCTCCTTCGGCGGTGCAGTGTTCTCCGACGGCACCGTCCACTTCGAGGGGGCAGTCTTCTCCAGCGGCGCGGTCGACTTCCTGGGCTCGGTGTTTTCCGGCAGCACCGTCTCCTTCGCCGGTGCAGCGTTCTCCGGCGGCATCGTCCACTTCCTCCACGCGGAGTTCTCCGGCGGCACCATCCTCTTCGCCAGTGCAGAGCTTTCCGGCGGCATGATCTCCTTCAAACGCGCGGAGTTCTCCGGCGGCGCAGTCGACTTCTCTGGCGCGACGGGTTCAGCACCAACCGGTCTGATTCCAGTGAGTGGGTCGCCGCTGCCCACTGGTGTGATCCTTCCTCCTGCCTGGCAAGCGATCGGCTGA
- a CDS encoding SDR family NAD(P)-dependent oxidoreductase, whose product MSSGIAVITGGASGLGLAAARHLVKAGQNVVLVGRDATRTRAAADRLRGLTPAGSDAAPPRTYTADLEQWSQVKALAAKLAADRHPVDVLINNAGAAFPRYEQTPDGVERTYALNHHAPFLLTHALLTEGVLTLEARIINMSSFVEKRGKLDATDPDVAGTSWSKRFYNQINVYATSKLVSLLAARELAHRLPDGMSLYNANPGMVKGTGMNGNAGGLMRLTAPLFRPFAITPDEGVQTPVWLASASPAPHPSGGFFSESQPDTPSRLALNDTLARTVYTKTAALLGVEPLTR is encoded by the coding sequence ATGAGCAGCGGGATCGCGGTCATCACGGGCGGAGCCTCGGGCCTGGGCCTGGCGGCGGCACGCCACCTGGTCAAGGCCGGTCAGAATGTCGTCCTCGTCGGCCGGGACGCGACGCGCACCCGGGCCGCCGCCGACCGCCTGCGCGGCCTGACCCCGGCGGGCAGTGACGCGGCACCGCCGAGGACGTACACCGCTGACCTGGAACAGTGGTCGCAGGTAAAGGCACTGGCCGCGAAACTGGCCGCCGACAGACACCCGGTGGACGTCCTCATCAACAACGCAGGAGCGGCGTTCCCCCGGTACGAGCAGACGCCGGACGGCGTGGAACGCACCTACGCGCTCAATCACCACGCCCCGTTCCTACTCACCCACGCCCTTCTGACCGAGGGAGTACTCACGCTCGAAGCGCGGATCATCAACATGTCCTCGTTCGTCGAAAAGCGTGGCAAGCTCGATGCCACCGATCCGGATGTCGCGGGAACATCGTGGAGCAAACGCTTCTACAACCAGATCAACGTCTACGCGACGAGCAAACTCGTCAGCCTCCTGGCCGCGCGAGAACTCGCACACCGCCTACCTGACGGCATGAGCCTGTACAACGCCAATCCCGGCATGGTCAAGGGCACCGGGATGAACGGCAACGCCGGCGGTCTGATGCGGCTGACCGCCCCGCTGTTCCGCCCGTTCGCCATCACCCCGGACGAAGGTGTGCAGACCCCAGTCTGGCTCGCCAGCGCCTCGCCCGCACCGCACCCCAGCGGCGGCTTCTTCAGCGAGTCCCAGCCGGACACCCCTTCGCGCCTGGCCCTGAACGACACTCTCGCCCGGACCGTCTACACCAAAACCGCAGCCCTCCTCGGGGTGGAGCCCCTCACGAGGTAG
- a CDS encoding MarR family winged helix-turn-helix transcriptional regulator: MTAFTDARPGQIFTFTGSEDSFEQLYCIPVRWSARAVSSAASRSSLFISNTVKMTRQCGAWALTSRAVLSASSNCGRTLIRVLIFSLKILSLLMPCLASASSCEPSSWLRGRLERHGGPVRHTGEAHTYMDFPMIGLSMYCVVMDDRQLTEELHDYLVAIRTQVHTELRDLAREAGLTDTQTDALWRLSRGREMTARRLADLLQCDASTATSMIDRLEKRGLVRRVPHPTDRRAKVIQLTPEGCALRDRVIQHTTEHSPFARLDHESRLRLHTLLREVINGPRPTGEAASVKDTVKEEQQ; encoded by the coding sequence ATGACCGCATTCACCGACGCCCGCCCCGGCCAGATCTTCACCTTCACCGGCAGCGAGGACAGCTTCGAGCAGCTCTACTGCATCCCGGTCAGATGGTCCGCGAGGGCGGTGAGCTCTGCCGCGTCCCGTTCGAGTCTCTTCATCTCGAACACGGTGAAGATGACCCGGCAGTGCGGGGCATGGGCTTTGACCTCCCGGGCGGTCCTCAGCGCCTCCTCGAACTGCGGTCGGACCTTGATCCGGGTACTGATCTTCTCGCTGAAGATCTTGTCTCTGCTGATGCCGTGCTTGGCGAGCGCGTCCAGCTGCGAGCCGAGCTCCTGGCTGAGGGGGCGGCTTGAGCGTCACGGCGGGCCAGTCCGCCACACTGGAGAAGCCCACACGTACATGGATTTTCCAATGATTGGATTATCCATGTACTGTGTGGTCATGGATGATCGGCAGCTGACCGAAGAGCTTCACGACTACCTGGTCGCAATCCGCACCCAGGTGCATACCGAGCTCAGAGACCTGGCCCGGGAAGCGGGGCTGACTGACACTCAGACCGATGCGCTGTGGAGGCTGAGTCGCGGGCGGGAGATGACCGCGCGCCGTCTGGCCGACCTCTTGCAGTGCGACGCCTCAACCGCCACGTCGATGATTGACCGGCTGGAGAAGCGCGGCCTGGTCCGCCGAGTGCCCCACCCCACCGACCGCCGCGCGAAAGTCATCCAGCTCACCCCCGAGGGATGCGCGCTGCGCGATCGCGTCATCCAGCACACCACCGAGCACTCACCCTTCGCCCGCCTTGACCACGAGAGCAGGCTGCGCCTGCACACGCTTCTCCGCGAAGTGATCAACGGCCCCCGTCCGACAGGTGAGGCCGCCAGCGTCAAGGACACGGTGAAAGAGGAGCAGCAATGA
- a CDS encoding RNA-guided endonuclease InsQ/TnpB family protein: protein MKLVVQVKLLPTPLQAAALEVTLQACNEAATWAASVAFEKDALRPLPLRKHTYAEIRGRWGLGAQAAQHAIKKTCDAYTTLKTNLRAGRYGRPGTKRHTRASGKPVTFRPQAAQPYDDRMLSWQHEQRTVSIWTTAGRMKGVAFTGQAEQLAVLAAHRRGESDLLRRDGKWFLIATCEIPEKDLNAHPIGFLGVDLGIVNIAATSDGERHFGRRINRKREGDRELRSKLQKKGTKSAKRRAKKYAGREARRNKDINHKISKRIVAEAERTGRGIALETLTGIRERARLRKPQRTTLHSWPFAQLGGFIAYKARRAGVPVIYIDPAYTSQECSQCHHIERGNRPDQASFACRSCGFVEHADHNASHNIARRGWMAWVCGAQSTAPELTLIA from the coding sequence GTGAAGCTGGTGGTGCAGGTGAAGCTGCTGCCGACGCCCCTGCAGGCGGCGGCACTTGAGGTAACCCTGCAGGCCTGCAACGAGGCGGCGACCTGGGCCGCGTCGGTGGCGTTCGAGAAGGACGCGCTTCGCCCGCTGCCTCTGCGTAAGCACACCTACGCCGAGATCCGGGGACGCTGGGGACTGGGGGCGCAGGCCGCCCAGCACGCGATCAAGAAGACCTGCGACGCGTATACCACCCTGAAGACCAACCTCCGTGCGGGCCGCTACGGACGGCCCGGTACCAAGCGTCACACCCGGGCCTCGGGTAAACCGGTGACCTTCCGTCCACAGGCGGCCCAGCCCTACGACGACCGGATGCTGTCCTGGCAGCACGAGCAGCGCACGGTGTCGATCTGGACCACGGCCGGCCGGATGAAGGGCGTGGCGTTCACCGGGCAGGCCGAACAGCTCGCGGTGCTGGCCGCGCACCGGCGTGGCGAGTCCGACCTGCTCCGCCGGGACGGCAAGTGGTTCCTGATCGCGACCTGCGAGATCCCCGAAAAGGATCTGAACGCCCATCCCATCGGGTTCCTCGGGGTGGATCTGGGGATCGTGAACATCGCCGCGACCTCCGACGGCGAGCGTCACTTTGGCAGGCGGATCAACCGCAAGCGGGAGGGCGACCGCGAACTGCGCTCCAAGCTGCAGAAGAAGGGCACAAAGTCCGCGAAGCGGCGGGCGAAGAAGTACGCGGGGCGCGAGGCCCGTCGCAACAAGGACATCAACCACAAAATCTCGAAACGGATCGTGGCGGAGGCTGAACGCACCGGCCGCGGGATCGCCCTGGAGACACTGACGGGCATCCGCGAGCGGGCACGGCTGAGAAAGCCGCAACGCACCACGCTCCATTCCTGGCCCTTCGCTCAGCTCGGCGGCTTCATCGCCTACAAGGCCCGCCGGGCCGGAGTGCCGGTCATCTACATCGACCCGGCCTACACCAGCCAGGAATGCTCCCAGTGCCACCACATCGAACGCGGAAACCGGCCCGACCAGGCCAGCTTCGCGTGCAGGTCCTGCGGCTTCGTTGAGCACGCGGACCATAACGCGTCCCACAACATCGCCCGCAGAGGGTGGATGGCGTGGGTCTGCGGGGCCCAGTCAACGGCCCCTGAACTCACCCTCATCGCGTGA
- a CDS encoding X2-like carbohydrate binding domain-containing protein, giving the protein MFVPKSGDITSQTLALNPNTTDFQGLWHEGRELTGGTDYTLSGDQLTLTASHPHTADRRREHGVKIRFLLSQERGRHTGERPGRPVFDLAGPAVARGRMDSAVE; this is encoded by the coding sequence GTGTTCGTTCCCAAGTCGGGCGACATCACCAGCCAGACGCTCGCCCTCAACCCGAACACGACCGACTTCCAGGGACTTTGGCACGAGGGCCGCGAGCTGACCGGAGGCACCGACTACACGCTCTCCGGCGACCAGCTGACTTTGACGGCCAGCCACCCTCACACGGCTGACAGGCGACGGGAGCACGGAGTCAAAATCCGTTTCCTGCTGTCCCAGGAGCGTGGTCGACATACTGGTGAACGGCCAGGTCGACCTGTGTTTGACCTCGCCGGACCCGCAGTTGCCCGAGGTCGAATGGACTCCGCTGTGGAGTGA
- a CDS encoding MerR family transcriptional regulator has protein sequence MYPSPTPPRQVKIGDAAAFAGITPRAIRHYHEIGLLPEPERGGDGRRRYGYDDMIRLLWIRKMADAGISLDDMRAAFGEARDEAGDEALDQAPDIESVLSRLEETLAAQEAAIKRRRAAVQRLQAVGSPLGLLSELVTDRLSHLPPGTLRPSDLDALLVTERIFGPLGAAIQASTFIVLATHSDLRAEEDRLEAAEAALDDGVEPDDPRVEELAVQRCAHQMALNQAIEATGLDAAEEKIFEIYDAGLKGEEGTEMSAATAITKMPYDFSPARMRCVELAGRLVGEALADAHSADS, from the coding sequence ATGTACCCCTCCCCCACGCCTCCCCGGCAGGTCAAGATCGGTGATGCCGCTGCGTTCGCCGGGATCACCCCACGCGCCATCCGCCACTACCACGAGATCGGTCTGCTGCCGGAGCCCGAGCGCGGCGGGGACGGCCGCCGCCGCTACGGCTATGACGACATGATCCGCCTGCTGTGGATCCGCAAGATGGCTGATGCCGGTATCAGCCTGGACGACATGCGGGCCGCCTTCGGCGAAGCCCGGGACGAAGCCGGAGACGAAGCCCTGGACCAAGCCCCGGATATCGAGTCGGTCCTGAGCAGGCTGGAGGAAACCCTGGCGGCGCAGGAGGCCGCCATCAAACGTCGGCGCGCGGCTGTCCAGCGCCTGCAGGCGGTGGGCAGCCCGCTGGGGCTGCTCTCCGAACTGGTCACGGACCGGCTCAGCCACCTGCCCCCGGGCACGTTGCGCCCCTCCGATCTGGACGCCCTGCTGGTCACAGAACGGATCTTCGGGCCGCTGGGCGCCGCCATCCAGGCCAGCACATTCATCGTGCTGGCCACCCACTCCGACCTGCGGGCCGAGGAGGACCGTCTTGAGGCGGCCGAGGCCGCCCTCGACGACGGCGTCGAACCCGACGACCCGCGCGTCGAAGAGCTCGCCGTACAGCGATGCGCTCACCAAATGGCCCTGAATCAGGCCATCGAGGCAACTGGTCTCGACGCGGCCGAGGAGAAGATCTTCGAGATCTACGACGCCGGCCTGAAAGGGGAGGAGGGCACAGAGATGAGTGCCGCCACAGCGATCACCAAGATGCCTTACGACTTCTCTCCTGCCCGGATGCGCTGCGTGGAACTCGCCGGACGGCTCGTCGGCGAGGCCCTTGCCGACGCCCACTCCGCGGACAGCTGA
- a CDS encoding RNA-binding protein codes for MLAYVYRVTKYDPADRDERGYYTGPEDTDSDHGEVEASYLQAVSAFAIRSGVDCLTIREPGVPSIAYCGAESRWAGYGLEGLFPPALSIATGQSVPPGFHDGAIVPLRIALELVRAMLRGSGAWCRLEVEDVFAVHVGWDQYLYVGSSSPCEGALAEVRAFGLFAEPMPASPYDFDPEADGAGFLRPGDDKFWEMLGSAVASGRAGVLEEMIVGGATHWHHLTPDTIDAVRARMGPRARLAVRPPLSSDIGAVLASLPADGLVEGVWQDRDGRIHSAVCYEDDVPELASRISSAAAVLVSVYEGEDLPLFTAVMPDNDGVVRARWRPGPAVGDQDQQTS; via the coding sequence ATGCTGGCCTACGTCTACCGCGTCACGAAGTACGACCCCGCCGACCGTGACGAACGCGGGTACTACACCGGTCCAGAGGACACCGATAGTGATCACGGCGAGGTCGAAGCGTCGTATCTTCAGGCGGTCTCAGCGTTCGCCATCAGATCCGGCGTTGACTGCCTGACCATCCGTGAACCGGGGGTCCCGTCCATCGCGTACTGCGGGGCCGAGTCTCGGTGGGCCGGGTATGGGCTGGAGGGACTCTTCCCGCCCGCGCTCAGTATCGCCACCGGCCAGAGTGTTCCGCCTGGCTTCCACGACGGAGCCATAGTGCCGCTCCGTATTGCGCTTGAACTGGTCAGGGCCATGTTGCGCGGCAGCGGGGCGTGGTGCCGACTGGAGGTCGAAGACGTCTTCGCGGTCCATGTGGGCTGGGACCAGTACCTCTACGTCGGCAGCAGCAGCCCCTGCGAGGGGGCACTCGCCGAGGTTCGTGCGTTCGGCCTGTTCGCTGAGCCCATGCCGGCCTCCCCGTACGACTTCGACCCGGAGGCTGATGGGGCGGGCTTTCTGCGGCCGGGAGACGACAAGTTCTGGGAGATGCTGGGCTCGGCGGTTGCTTCCGGTCGTGCCGGGGTCCTGGAGGAGATGATCGTCGGAGGTGCGACGCACTGGCACCACCTCACCCCCGACACCATTGATGCGGTTCGCGCCCGTATGGGGCCCCGTGCCCGTTTGGCTGTGCGGCCGCCCTTGTCCTCCGACATAGGCGCAGTCCTCGCTTCCTTGCCCGCAGACGGTCTCGTTGAGGGTGTCTGGCAGGACCGCGACGGCCGTATCCACAGCGCTGTCTGCTACGAGGATGACGTCCCAGAACTGGCGTCCCGGATCTCCTCGGCCGCCGCCGTACTCGTGTCCGTGTATGAGGGCGAAGACCTGCCGCTGTTCACCGCTGTCATGCCCGACAACGACGGTGTGGTTCGGGCGCGTTGGCGGCCCGGCCCCGCAGTGGGCGACCAGGACCAGCAGACGTCCTGA